From a region of the Cognatiyoonia koreensis genome:
- a CDS encoding SDR family oxidoreductase, producing the protein MKVAVLGGYGVFGSRLCRLLVRDKHDVIVAGRNAESAGALAQELDASSLTLDRAGNLAPLWAMAPDAIVDAAGPFHAYGDDPYRLAREAIANGVHYLDLADDADFCAGIKVLDEAAKAAGVFALSGMSSVPALSSAAVAALREGADSIDLIETAILPGNRAPRGQAVVDSILFQAGTDIDVTVDGAVTQVQSWSHAQVFDLPGGIKRRGYAIRVPDQSLFPAHFGARTVTFHAGLEVGLMNHGLAAFAWLRHKIGFGIPDWFARTVRRAAVLVGWLGTDTGGMSVRVVQRNGAQWHARTWRLLARKGEGPFIPAVSARTVLRKPYDVPTGARAGLEAFTLTEAENAMSDLAVETDMAAEVLVPLFPSVLGTEFMTLAPAVQASHQVFAPKRLTGTARITRSRGIWPNLIAIIFGFPAAAQDIPVRVLKTPHAKGETWVRQFGRQSFMSHLRRGPRGITESFGPFTFDLGLYAKDGNLHYPITGGRLGPLPLPTAFLPESVAVERAVDGAFTFDVSIRAPLTRQLIVRYEGTLFHTDR; encoded by the coding sequence ATGAAAGTTGCCGTCCTTGGCGGCTATGGCGTGTTTGGCAGCCGCTTGTGCCGCCTTTTGGTGCGCGACAAGCATGACGTCATCGTGGCGGGCCGCAATGCAGAGTCTGCTGGTGCATTGGCCCAGGAATTGGACGCGTCGTCCCTGACGCTTGATCGCGCTGGCAATCTTGCGCCGCTGTGGGCTATGGCACCGGATGCCATTGTTGATGCTGCCGGACCGTTTCACGCCTATGGGGACGATCCCTATCGGCTGGCACGCGAAGCGATCGCGAACGGTGTGCACTATCTTGATCTTGCCGATGATGCCGATTTTTGCGCAGGCATCAAAGTGCTGGATGAAGCGGCAAAAGCGGCAGGCGTCTTTGCCCTGTCTGGCATGTCGAGTGTGCCGGCCTTGTCATCCGCAGCAGTTGCAGCGCTGCGTGAAGGGGCGGACAGCATTGATCTGATCGAAACCGCGATCCTGCCCGGTAACCGTGCTCCACGCGGGCAGGCGGTCGTGGACAGTATCCTGTTTCAAGCGGGGACCGATATTGATGTCACTGTCGATGGCGCTGTCACGCAGGTGCAAAGCTGGTCGCATGCGCAGGTTTTTGATCTGCCTGGCGGCATCAAGCGGCGTGGCTATGCCATTCGTGTGCCGGATCAATCGCTGTTTCCTGCGCATTTCGGGGCGCGCACCGTCACCTTTCATGCGGGGTTGGAAGTTGGATTGATGAACCACGGCCTTGCCGCGTTTGCATGGCTACGCCACAAGATCGGGTTCGGGATTCCTGACTGGTTTGCCCGTACTGTTCGGCGCGCGGCCGTGTTGGTGGGTTGGCTGGGCACGGATACGGGCGGCATGAGCGTGCGTGTCGTGCAGCGCAATGGCGCGCAATGGCATGCGCGCACATGGCGTTTGCTGGCTCGCAAGGGCGAGGGGCCTTTCATTCCCGCAGTGTCTGCGCGGACCGTCTTGCGCAAACCCTACGATGTACCGACGGGCGCGCGAGCTGGTCTAGAGGCGTTTACCTTGACAGAGGCCGAGAACGCGATGTCGGACCTTGCCGTTGAGACGGACATGGCGGCAGAGGTGCTTGTTCCCCTGTTCCCTTCGGTACTTGGCACGGAATTCATGACACTTGCCCCGGCTGTGCAGGCGTCCCATCAGGTATTCGCCCCCAAACGTCTGACAGGAACGGCGCGCATCACCCGCAGTCGTGGTATTTGGCCAAATCTGATCGCGATAATTTTCGGATTTCCTGCAGCGGCGCAAGACATACCCGTGCGCGTTCTGAAAACACCGCATGCAAAGGGCGAAACCTGGGTGCGCCAGTTCGGCAGGCAATCGTTCATGTCGCATCTGCGCCGTGGTCCGCGCGGGATCACCGAAAGCTTTGGCCCCTTCACATTCGATCTGGGTCTTTACGCCAAGGACGGCAATCTGCACTATCCGATCACGGGCGGGCGGCTTGGCCCCTTGCCACTGCCCACCGCGTTTCTGCCCGAAAGCGTCGCCGTCGAGCGCGCGGTCGACGGCGCGTTTACATTCGATGTCAGTATCAGGGCCCCGCTGACCCGACAGCTGATTGTCCGATACGAAGGCACGCTTTTTCACACAGATCGGTAA
- a CDS encoding thiol-disulfide oxidoreductase DCC family protein has product MHNDQPIAVMDATCALCSFGARMIHRLDRSGDIRICPIQTDKGRLLLAAQGLDALDPDSWLFIEGPRVYHNFDAVIRVGERCGGFGRILSVLRLLPKGTRNWLYYTIARNRYRLFGRGDMCAIPDESFQRRLMQ; this is encoded by the coding sequence ATGCATAACGACCAGCCCATCGCGGTGATGGATGCGACCTGCGCTTTGTGCAGTTTCGGCGCGCGCATGATCCATCGGCTTGACCGGTCCGGCGATATCCGCATTTGCCCGATCCAGACAGACAAGGGACGCCTGTTGCTGGCCGCGCAAGGGCTGGATGCGCTGGACCCGGACAGCTGGCTGTTTATTGAAGGCCCCCGTGTTTATCACAACTTTGATGCAGTCATTCGCGTCGGCGAACGTTGCGGCGGGTTCGGCCGTATCCTGTCGGTGTTGCGCCTTTTGCCCAAAGGCACACGTAATTGGCTTTACTACACGATTGCCCGCAACCGCTATCGCCTGTTCGGGCGCGGAGACATGTGCGCAATTCCTGATGAGTCCTTCCAGCGCAGGCTGATGCAATGA
- a CDS encoding DUF2948 family protein: MVDATFEDGAERPLRLKALDADDLQILSALAQDAVFPANEMTWSRKDRRFAILLNRFRWEDADGASARKRAYERVQSVLVIEDVMAVKKHGVEKDAETVMSLLSITFEPAEDGMGRVVLTLAGDGAIACDVEALEVMLKDVTRPYIAPSGKAPSHPA, translated from the coding sequence ATGGTTGATGCAACATTTGAAGACGGAGCCGAACGCCCGCTGCGCCTGAAAGCGCTGGATGCCGACGACCTGCAAATTCTGTCGGCACTTGCGCAGGATGCGGTCTTTCCGGCGAACGAAATGACCTGGTCGCGCAAGGATCGCCGCTTTGCTATCTTGCTGAACCGGTTCCGCTGGGAAGATGCCGACGGGGCAAGCGCGCGCAAGCGGGCCTATGAACGTGTCCAGTCAGTGCTGGTTATCGAAGACGTGATGGCCGTCAAGAAACATGGTGTCGAGAAGGATGCCGAAACCGTCATGTCGCTGTTGTCGATCACGTTCGAGCCTGCCGAGGACGGCATGGGCCGTGTCGTGCTGACACTGGCGGGGGACGGGGCAATTGCCTGCGATGTCGAGGCGCTCGAAGTGATGCTGAAAGATGTCACGCGCCCCTATATTGCGCCATCGGGTAAGGCCCCGTCGCATCCTGCCTGA
- a CDS encoding ABC transporter transmembrane domain-containing protein, whose amino-acid sequence MAEAPKTTDAERAASKQVGSLRALWPFMWPYRGMMVLAGLALTLTAIVSLVLPLAVRRVVDSFESGSGELLNQYFAAALAIAALLALGTALRYYLVTRLGERVVADIRMAVFDRMIGMSPAFFEKIMTGEVLSRITTDTTLILSVIGSSVSVALRNVLIFIGGMILMLITSAKLSGLVLLIVPAVIVPIVVLGRRLRTLSRENQDWIAASSGNASEALLSVQTVQAFTHERASRSKFNDVTEKSFVAARKRIGTRALMTAIVIFLIFSGVVGVLWIGATDVRNEMMTVGELVQFVIYAVMVAGAVGSLTEVWGEVQRAAGATERLVELLNADDAVIDPVAALPVPNVQGGEIVFDNVSFRYPSRPTVAALDGINLRVLPGETVALVGPSGAGKTTIIQLLQRFYDPTEGAILLDGVDLKDMHRGAFRAHMALVPQDPVIFADTARENIRFGRPGASDAEVETAAKAAAAHDFLMALPEGYDSYVGERGVMLSGGQKQRIAIARAILRDAPVLLLDEATSALDAESESAVQQAVEELARNRTTLIVAHRLATVKKADRIVVFEDGKIVAQGTHDSLVAEGGLYARLARLQFTSGLAAE is encoded by the coding sequence ATGGCAGAAGCCCCAAAAACCACGGACGCGGAACGCGCAGCCTCTAAGCAGGTCGGATCACTGCGCGCGCTCTGGCCGTTTATGTGGCCATATCGCGGCATGATGGTTCTTGCCGGTCTGGCGCTGACGTTAACCGCGATTGTGTCCCTTGTCCTGCCTCTTGCCGTCCGCCGTGTCGTTGACAGTTTCGAGTCCGGGTCCGGCGAGCTTTTGAACCAGTATTTCGCGGCGGCCCTTGCGATTGCGGCCTTGCTCGCGCTGGGTACGGCGCTGCGATATTACCTTGTGACCCGGCTTGGCGAACGTGTCGTTGCCGATATCCGCATGGCCGTGTTTGATCGCATGATCGGCATGTCGCCTGCGTTCTTTGAAAAGATCATGACCGGCGAGGTGCTGAGCCGCATTACCACGGACACTACGTTGATCCTGTCCGTCATTGGCAGTTCTGTGTCCGTTGCGCTGCGCAATGTGCTTATTTTCATTGGCGGAATGATCCTGATGCTGATCACCTCTGCCAAACTGTCGGGTCTTGTCCTGCTGATCGTTCCCGCTGTGATCGTGCCAATCGTTGTGCTTGGCCGCCGCTTGCGCACACTGAGCCGCGAGAACCAGGATTGGATCGCCGCGAGTTCGGGCAATGCCTCTGAGGCATTGCTGTCCGTCCAGACCGTGCAGGCCTTCACCCATGAACGCGCAAGCCGGTCCAAGTTTAACGACGTGACAGAAAAAAGCTTTGTCGCTGCCCGAAAACGGATCGGCACGCGCGCCCTGATGACGGCCATTGTCATCTTTCTGATCTTTTCCGGCGTTGTTGGTGTCTTGTGGATCGGCGCGACCGATGTGCGCAACGAGATGATGACCGTGGGCGAGCTGGTGCAGTTCGTCATCTATGCCGTGATGGTTGCCGGGGCCGTTGGTTCCCTGACCGAGGTTTGGGGTGAGGTGCAGCGCGCAGCGGGTGCAACCGAGCGACTGGTCGAGCTGTTGAATGCCGATGATGCCGTAATCGATCCGGTTGCCGCGCTGCCTGTTCCGAACGTGCAGGGCGGCGAGATTGTCTTTGATAACGTCAGTTTCCGCTATCCAAGCCGCCCGACGGTTGCCGCGCTGGACGGAATCAACCTGCGTGTCTTACCGGGTGAAACGGTCGCGCTTGTCGGTCCGTCGGGTGCGGGCAAGACAACGATCATCCAGTTGCTGCAACGCTTTTACGATCCGACCGAAGGCGCGATCCTGCTGGACGGCGTTGATCTGAAAGACATGCACCGTGGTGCGTTCCGTGCGCATATGGCCCTTGTACCACAAGACCCCGTCATCTTCGCTGACACCGCCCGCGAGAATATTCGCTTTGGACGGCCAGGTGCATCTGACGCCGAAGTCGAAACTGCTGCCAAAGCTGCCGCCGCCCACGATTTCCTGATGGCCTTGCCGGAAGGTTACGATTCCTATGTGGGAGAGCGTGGTGTGATGCTGTCCGGCGGTCAGAAACAGCGTATTGCCATTGCCCGCGCAATTCTGCGCGATGCGCCTGTGTTGCTTTTGGACGAAGCGACCTCTGCCCTTGATGCGGAAAGCGAAAGTGCCGTGCAGCAGGCGGTCGAGGAACTGGCCCGTAATCGCACGACCCTGATCGTGGCCCACCGTCTTGCCACCGTGAAGAAAGCGGACCGCATCGTCGTGTTCGAGGACGGCAAGATCGTCGCCCAGGGCACGCACGACAGCCTTGTAGCCGAAGGCGGGCTTTATGCCCGGCTGGCGCGCCTGCAGTTTACGTCCGGTCTTGCCGCTGAATAA
- a CDS encoding acyl-CoA synthetase produces the protein MTYANMADRDAIEAEGPWDTRDMPKTTFALLSQTAAKHGNRKALSYQLQSGPTDPCETFTWNELRELTAQTANLFRSLGVGENDVVAYILPNANETVLSFLGGQVAGIVNPINPLLDAEQIAAILRETKAKVLVTLRAFPKTDVAQKAAEAVAMAPNVETVLEVDLLRYLTGVKKFIVPLIRPKNPVTHKAKVLNFNAEIAKQPKTLAFEDSKEDRVAAYFHTGGTTGMPKVAQHRYSGIVYNAWLGARLLFTETDVQICPLPMFHVFAGIVSLGASLASGAQIVFPTPQGYRGEGVFDNFWKLVERHKVTFMITVPTAMSALMQRKVDADISTLKLAFCGSAPLPLELYRRFEEAAGVTICEGYGLTEATCLVSINPPDGEKKVGSIGIPFPYTHVRIVSVATQVDCGVDEIGEICVASPGVYDGKTYTETDKNKDLFYPGADSPLGPSVQYLRTGDLGRIDEDGYLWITGRAKDLIIRGGHNIDPAEIEEALAGHPAVAFAGAIGQPDAHAGELPCAFVELVDGAKVTEDELMTYAKEHIHERAAFPKHLTILDELPKTAVGKVFKPDLRKNAMKRVFNAALADHGVTVVDVVEDKKRGLVAKLDKPSGVDEDAVKKVMSSYTNPWDWAA, from the coding sequence ATGACATATGCAAACATGGCCGATCGTGATGCGATCGAAGCAGAGGGCCCGTGGGATACCCGCGATATGCCCAAGACGACGTTCGCACTGCTGTCGCAGACAGCCGCCAAGCATGGGAACCGCAAGGCGCTCAGCTATCAACTACAATCGGGTCCGACTGATCCGTGTGAGACATTCACCTGGAACGAGTTGCGTGAACTGACAGCCCAGACGGCCAACCTTTTCCGCTCTCTCGGTGTGGGCGAAAACGATGTCGTCGCCTACATTCTGCCGAACGCGAATGAAACGGTTCTGTCCTTCCTTGGTGGGCAGGTCGCGGGCATCGTGAACCCGATCAACCCCTTGCTGGACGCCGAACAGATTGCGGCCATCCTGCGCGAAACGAAGGCCAAGGTGCTTGTCACCCTGCGTGCGTTTCCAAAGACAGACGTGGCCCAAAAGGCCGCTGAAGCCGTCGCGATGGCGCCGAATGTCGAAACTGTGCTGGAAGTCGACCTGCTGCGCTATCTGACTGGTGTCAAGAAGTTCATCGTCCCGCTGATCCGTCCCAAGAACCCGGTGACGCACAAGGCCAAGGTGCTGAATTTCAATGCTGAAATTGCCAAACAGCCCAAGACCCTTGCGTTCGAGGACAGCAAGGAAGACCGCGTCGCTGCCTATTTCCATACTGGCGGAACCACCGGCATGCCAAAGGTCGCGCAGCACCGTTACTCTGGCATCGTCTATAACGCCTGGCTGGGTGCCCGTTTGCTGTTCACTGAAACCGATGTGCAGATTTGCCCGCTGCCGATGTTCCACGTTTTTGCAGGGATCGTATCGTTGGGGGCCTCGCTTGCGTCGGGCGCGCAGATCGTCTTTCCGACCCCGCAGGGCTATCGCGGTGAAGGCGTTTTCGACAACTTCTGGAAGCTGGTCGAGCGTCACAAGGTGACTTTCATGATCACTGTCCCGACAGCCATGTCTGCCCTGATGCAGCGCAAGGTCGATGCTGATATTTCGACCCTGAAACTTGCGTTCTGCGGGTCTGCCCCGTTGCCGCTGGAGCTTTATCGTCGTTTCGAGGAAGCTGCCGGTGTCACCATCTGCGAAGGCTATGGTCTGACAGAGGCGACATGTCTTGTTTCCATCAACCCGCCGGATGGTGAAAAGAAGGTCGGGTCCATCGGTATTCCGTTCCCCTACACCCATGTGCGCATCGTCAGTGTCGCCACACAGGTTGATTGCGGTGTGGACGAGATCGGCGAAATATGCGTCGCCTCGCCCGGTGTCTATGACGGTAAGACCTACACGGAGACCGACAAGAACAAGGACCTGTTCTATCCCGGTGCCGATTCGCCGTTGGGACCGTCGGTGCAATACCTGCGCACGGGCGATCTGGGCCGGATCGACGAGGACGGCTATCTGTGGATCACCGGACGTGCGAAGGACCTGATCATTCGCGGCGGTCACAACATCGACCCGGCCGAGATCGAAGAGGCGCTTGCCGGGCACCCCGCCGTCGCGTTTGCCGGTGCCATTGGCCAGCCCGATGCCCATGCGGGCGAATTGCCTTGCGCCTTTGTCGAACTGGTGGACGGTGCCAAGGTGACCGAGGACGAGCTGATGACTTATGCCAAGGAGCATATCCACGAACGCGCGGCCTTTCCAAAGCATCTGACCATTCTTGACGAACTCCCCAAGACGGCGGTCGGCAAGGTGTTCAAGCCGGACCTGCGCAAGAACGCTATGAAGCGCGTGTTCAACGCAGCGCTGGCAGATCACGGTGTCACGGTTGTTGACGTCGTCGAAGACAAGAAGCGCGGTCTTGTTGCCAAGCTCGACAAGCCAAGCGGTGTGGATGAGGACGCGGTCAAGAAAGTCATGTCCAGCTATACCAATCCATGGGACTGGGCTGCTTAG
- a CDS encoding SOS response-associated peptidase: MCGRMALTLPHDAMVHVFGATPANDLPETPNYNICPTTQIHTVTSDEGQRRLRPMRWGFIPHWYKKPSGGPLLINARSETIAEKPAFKAACRARRCLVPASGFYEWKRVEGETPKPWWVTRADGEIMVFAAIWQDWSAGDESLTTCAIVTTAANDAMAPIHHRLPVILTPDQWALWLGEDGKGAATLMKSAPEDALSFTRVRTAVNSNRASGPELIEPWEGD; the protein is encoded by the coding sequence ATGTGCGGACGTATGGCCCTGACCCTCCCCCATGATGCGATGGTGCACGTCTTTGGCGCGACACCGGCAAACGACCTGCCCGAAACGCCCAATTACAACATCTGCCCGACGACACAGATCCACACCGTTACCTCTGACGAAGGCCAACGACGGCTGCGTCCGATGCGCTGGGGCTTCATCCCGCACTGGTACAAGAAACCGTCCGGCGGCCCGCTGCTGATCAATGCGCGGTCGGAAACCATCGCCGAAAAACCGGCGTTCAAGGCGGCCTGCCGCGCGCGGCGCTGCCTTGTGCCGGCCAGCGGATTTTACGAATGGAAGCGCGTCGAAGGCGAGACCCCCAAGCCCTGGTGGGTGACACGTGCGGACGGCGAAATCATGGTCTTTGCTGCGATCTGGCAGGACTGGTCGGCTGGCGATGAGAGCCTGACAACGTGTGCCATTGTGACAACCGCAGCCAATGACGCCATGGCCCCGATCCACCATCGTCTGCCGGTGATCCTGACACCGGACCAATGGGCGCTTTGGCTGGGAGAGGACGGAAAAGGGGCCGCCACATTGATGAAAAGCGCACCCGAAGATGCGCTTTCATTCACCCGCGTCAGGACCGCGGTCAATTCAAACAGAGCGTCCGGGCCCGAACTGATCGAACCCTGGGAAGGTGATTAG
- a CDS encoding calcium-binding protein yields the protein MAPNTIYGTSGADNLPGTLFDDYILAYEGDDFVQGFGGNDSIFGWTGNDILYGGDDDDYVYASYGSNYLYGGSGNDALEARGNGNNTLDGGIGDDTLYVRSTGDATFYGGDGNDTISVHSGTNVLFGGLGDDLIGTGSGNDTLYGENGNDTVNGTQGIDHAYGGSGNDRVTGAYAYGGAGDDSVRALTGYGSFLYGGTHDTEAGNDELRGSSQGDRAYGRAGNDYFDMFGGNDVADGGRGHDTIFGGAGDDTLSGMSGNDTIYGGVGNDRVYSGSGADEVFLDDGDDYVLAGGGAEAFYGGAGTDYISYYRSSSGVTINLAANTASGSWAENDLVANFEGVSGSKTGGDKIVGTSGANLIKTYGGDDKVYGGSGADVIHLGDGNDYVRVGGGAEQFYGGNGTDYISYYYSTGGVTLDLQANTVSRSWGANDAISGFEGASGSRTGGDNISGTSTVNVIRSYGGDDRLNGRGGNDKLFGGSGSDRIDGGGGDDILYGGANSDVFHFDRGEDRDTIRDFQNNIDTIELDNFQFSGGSNTDDPFDFADQVGADVVFDFGGGDTLTIEDVTIGQLRNDLEVV from the coding sequence ATGGCCCCGAATACGATTTACGGCACATCCGGTGCGGACAATTTGCCGGGAACGTTGTTTGACGATTACATCCTGGCCTACGAAGGGGATGATTTCGTTCAAGGATTTGGCGGCAACGACAGCATCTTTGGCTGGACCGGCAATGATATCCTGTATGGTGGTGATGATGACGACTATGTCTATGCCTCTTACGGGTCCAATTACCTTTATGGCGGGTCCGGAAACGACGCGCTTGAGGCGCGGGGCAACGGCAACAACACATTGGACGGTGGCATTGGCGATGACACCCTTTATGTCCGCTCGACCGGCGATGCGACTTTCTATGGTGGCGATGGCAACGATACGATCAGTGTGCATTCCGGCACGAACGTGCTGTTCGGGGGGCTGGGTGACGACCTGATCGGCACGGGGTCCGGAAACGATACGCTTTATGGTGAAAACGGCAACGATACGGTCAATGGCACGCAAGGGATTGACCATGCGTACGGCGGCAGCGGAAATGACCGCGTCACGGGGGCGTATGCCTATGGCGGGGCCGGTGACGATTCCGTCAGGGCGCTGACAGGATATGGATCGTTCTTGTATGGCGGCACGCATGACACGGAGGCCGGCAATGACGAATTGCGCGGCAGCAGTCAGGGTGATCGGGCCTATGGCCGTGCGGGCAACGACTATTTCGACATGTTCGGTGGCAATGATGTCGCCGATGGTGGCCGTGGACATGATACGATTTTTGGCGGTGCGGGGGATGACACGCTTTCTGGCATGTCGGGCAATGATACGATCTATGGCGGTGTCGGGAATGACCGTGTCTATAGTGGCAGCGGTGCCGATGAAGTCTTTCTTGATGACGGCGACGATTATGTGCTCGCCGGAGGCGGGGCAGAGGCGTTCTATGGCGGTGCGGGCACCGACTATATCAGCTATTACCGCAGCAGTAGTGGCGTCACAATCAATCTTGCGGCGAATACGGCGTCCGGGTCATGGGCAGAAAACGACCTTGTCGCGAATTTCGAGGGTGTGTCCGGCTCGAAAACCGGTGGCGACAAGATCGTCGGCACGTCCGGCGCAAATCTTATCAAAACCTACGGCGGCGACGACAAGGTCTATGGCGGCAGTGGTGCTGACGTGATCCATCTTGGCGACGGCAACGACTATGTGCGTGTCGGCGGAGGCGCAGAGCAGTTCTATGGGGGCAATGGAACCGATTATATTAGCTACTACTACAGCACTGGCGGCGTGACGCTTGACCTGCAGGCGAACACCGTTTCCCGGTCATGGGGGGCCAACGATGCAATATCCGGTTTCGAGGGCGCATCCGGATCGCGGACCGGTGGCGACAATATATCCGGCACGTCCACCGTGAATGTCATCAGATCCTATGGTGGTGATGACCGGCTGAACGGGCGCGGTGGCAATGACAAGCTGTTCGGCGGGTCCGGTTCTGACCGGATTGACGGGGGTGGAGGCGACGATATCCTTTATGGCGGAGCCAATTCGGACGTCTTTCATTTCGACCGCGGAGAGGACCGCGACACCATCAGGGATTTCCAGAATAATATCGACACGATCGAACTGGATAACTTCCAGTTTTCAGGCGGTTCCAATACTGACGATCCATTCGATTTCGCAGACCAGGTCGGCGCGGACGTCGTTTTTGATTTTGGGGGCGGCGACACGCTGACGATCGAAGACGTCACCATTGGCCAACTGCGAAACGATCTGGAGGTCGTCTGA
- a CDS encoding NepR family anti-sigma factor produces MNDRRRDRSVDEYIDQNLRLVFSNIETAEIPDRFKELLDRLRQQDENQSQHQ; encoded by the coding sequence ATGAATGACAGACGCCGCGATAGATCCGTCGATGAATATATCGACCAGAACCTGCGGCTTGTCTTCTCGAATATTGAAACGGCCGAAATCCCTGACCGCTTCAAGGAATTGCTGGATCGCCTGCGACAGCAGGATGAAAACCAATCCCAACATCAATGA
- the murA gene encoding UDP-N-acetylglucosamine 1-carboxyvinyltransferase, which produces MDSIVVKGGKPLNGKIAIAGAKNAALTLMPATLLSEEPLTLTNAPRLSDIKTMTALLQSLGVEVTSMQGGKVQVMSSHDMTSTTADYEIVRKMRASNLVLGPLLARHHKATVSLPGGCAIGARPMDIHTTALEAMGAEIELKDGYLHAVAKGGLKGAVVKLRFASVGATENVLMAATLAKGTTVIENAAREPEIVDLADCLRRMGAQIEGDGSSRIEIQGVDRLGAATHPVVTDRIELGTYMLAPVFTGGEVECLGGRLSLVTSFVEKLEMAGVDVTETPDGLKVKRSNGRPRAVNVTTEPFPGFPTDLQAQMMAMLCIAEGTSVLEEKIFENRFMHAPELIRMGADIEVHGGTATVHGVDRMKGAPVMATDLRASVSLILAGLAAEGETVVNRVYHLDRGYEHVEEKLGAVGAQIERVSDRDG; this is translated from the coding sequence ATGGATTCCATCGTAGTTAAAGGCGGCAAACCGCTGAACGGCAAGATTGCCATCGCGGGGGCGAAGAATGCCGCGCTGACGCTGATGCCTGCGACCTTGCTGTCTGAAGAACCACTGACCCTGACCAATGCACCGCGCCTGTCGGATATCAAGACGATGACAGCCTTGCTGCAATCGCTGGGTGTCGAGGTTACGTCCATGCAAGGTGGCAAGGTGCAGGTCATGTCGAGCCATGACATGACCTCGACCACGGCTGACTATGAAATCGTGCGCAAGATGCGCGCGTCCAACCTTGTTCTTGGTCCCTTGCTCGCGCGCCACCACAAGGCCACCGTTTCGCTGCCTGGCGGCTGTGCCATCGGAGCCCGTCCGATGGATATTCATACAACCGCGCTTGAGGCGATGGGTGCCGAAATCGAATTGAAGGACGGCTATCTTCATGCGGTCGCCAAGGGCGGTTTGAAAGGGGCAGTTGTCAAGCTGCGCTTTGCCTCTGTCGGTGCCACGGAAAACGTACTGATGGCAGCGACCCTTGCGAAAGGCACCACCGTCATCGAGAACGCCGCGCGCGAACCCGAAATCGTGGACCTTGCCGACTGCCTGCGCCGGATGGGCGCGCAGATCGAAGGTGACGGTTCGTCCCGCATCGAAATTCAGGGCGTTGACCGGTTGGGCGCTGCAACCCACCCCGTTGTCACTGACCGCATCGAGCTTGGCACATATATGCTGGCCCCCGTCTTTACGGGAGGCGAGGTCGAGTGTCTTGGTGGCCGCCTGTCGCTGGTCACATCCTTCGTTGAGAAGCTGGAAATGGCCGGTGTCGATGTGACAGAGACCCCCGATGGGCTGAAGGTCAAGCGTTCCAACGGTCGTCCGCGCGCTGTCAACGTCACGACCGAACCCTTCCCCGGGTTTCCCACCGATCTGCAGGCGCAGATGATGGCGATGCTCTGTATTGCGGAGGGCACGTCGGTTTTGGAAGAGAAGATTTTCGAGAACCGCTTCATGCACGCCCCCGAACTGATCCGCATGGGGGCCGATATCGAAGTCCACGGTGGTACGGCGACTGTGCATGGTGTGGACCGCATGAAAGGTGCGCCGGTCATGGCGACCGATTTGCGCGCTTCTGTGTCGCTGATCCTTGCCGGACTGGCTGCCGAAGGCGAAACCGTTGTCAACCGCGTCTACCACCTTGATCGCGGCTATGAACATGTCGAGGAAAAGCTGGGTGCCGTGGGTGCGCAGATCGAAAGGGTCAGTGACCGCGATGGTTGA